In Mycobacterium tuberculosis H37Rv, a single window of DNA contains:
- the mscL gene encoding large-conductance ion mechanosensitive channel, with protein MLKGFKEFLARGNIVDLAVAVVIGTAFTALVTKFTDSIITPLINRIGVNAQSDVGILRIGIGGGQTIDLNVLLSAAINFFLIAFAVYFLVVLPYNTLRKKGEVEQPGDTQVVLLTEIRDLLAQTNGDSPGRHGGRGTPSPTDGPRASTESQ; from the coding sequence ATGCTCAAAGGATTCAAGGAGTTTCTCGCGCGGGGTAATATCGTCGACCTGGCTGTCGCGGTGGTAATCGGCACAGCGTTCACGGCGTTGGTCACCAAGTTCACCGACAGCATCATTACGCCGCTGATCAACCGGATCGGCGTCAACGCACAGTCCGACGTCGGCATCTTGCGGATCGGTATCGGCGGTGGTCAGACCATTGACTTGAACGTCTTGTTGTCGGCAGCGATCAACTTTTTCCTGATCGCGTTCGCGGTGTACTTCCTAGTCGTGCTGCCCTACAACACACTACGCAAGAAGGGGGAGGTCGAGCAGCCGGGCGACACCCAAGTCGTGCTGCTCACCGAAATCCGCGATCTGCTCGCGCAAACGAACGGGGACTCGCCGGGGAGGCACGGCGGCCGTGGGACACCATCGCCAACCGACGGGCCTCGCGCGAGCACAGAATCGCAATAG
- the moaB2 gene encoding pterin-4-alpha-carbinolamine dehydratase (PHS (4-alpha-hydroxy-tetrahydropterin dehydratase) (pterin-4-a-carbinolamine dehydratase) (phenylalanine hydroxylase-stimulating protein) (PHS) (pterin carbinolamine dehydratase) (PCD)), whose translation MKVAAQCSKLGYTVAPMEQRAELVVGRALVVVVDDRTAHGDEDHSGPLVTELLTEAGFVVDGVVAVSADEVEIRNALNTAVIGGVDLVVSVGGTGVTPRDVTPEATRDILDREILGIAEAIRASGLSAGIVDAGLSRGLAGVSGSTLVVNLAGSRYAVRDGMATLNPLAAQIIGQLSSLEI comes from the coding sequence ATGAAGGTCGCCGCGCAGTGTTCAAAGCTCGGATATACGGTGGCACCCATGGAACAGCGTGCGGAGTTGGTGGTTGGCCGGGCACTTGTCGTCGTCGTTGACGATCGCACGGCGCACGGCGATGAAGACCACAGCGGGCCGCTTGTCACCGAGCTGCTCACCGAGGCCGGGTTTGTTGTCGACGGCGTGGTGGCGGTGTCGGCCGACGAGGTCGAGATCCGAAATGCGCTGAACACAGCGGTGATCGGCGGGGTGGACCTGGTGGTGTCGGTCGGCGGGACCGGGGTGACGCCTCGCGATGTCACCCCGGAAGCCACCCGCGACATTCTGGACCGCGAGATCCTCGGTATCGCCGAGGCCATCCGCGCGTCCGGGCTGTCCGCGGGAATCGTCGACGCCGGGTTGTCGCGCGGCCTGGCGGGTGTCTCCGGCAGCACGCTGGTGGTCAACCTCGCGGGTTCGCGTTATGCGGTGCGCGATGGAATGGCGACGCTGAATCCGCTAGCGGCACAGATCATCGGGCAGTTGTCGAGCTTGGAGATCTGA
- a CDS encoding adhesion component ABC transporter permease has protein sequence MNDQAPVAYAPLWRTAWRRLRQRPFQYILLVLGIALGVAMIVAIDVSSNSAQRAFDLSAAAITGKSTHRLVSGPAGVDQQLYVDLRRHGYDFSAPVIEGYVLARGLGNRAMQFMGTDPFAESAFRSPLWSNQNIAELGGFLTRPNGVVLSRQVAQKYGLAVGDRIALQVKGAPTTVTLVGLLTPADEVSNQKLSDLIIADISTAQELFHMPGRLSHIDLIIKDEATATRIQQRLPAGVRMETSDTQRDTVKQMTDAFTVNLTALSLIALLVGIFLIYNTVTFNVVQRRPFFAILRCLGVTREQLFWLIMTESLVAGLIGTGLGLLIGIWLGEGLIGLVTQTINDFYFVINVRNVSVSAESLLKGLIIGIFAAMLATLPPAIEAMRTVPASTLRRSSLESKITKLMPWLWVAWFGLGSFGVLMLWLPGNNLVVAFVGLFSVLIALALIAPPLTRFVMLRLAPGLGRLLGPIGRMAPRNIVRSLSRTSIAIAALMMAVSLMVGVSISVGSFRQTLANWLEVTLKSDVYVSPPTLTSGRPSGNLPVDAVRNISKWPGVRDAVMARYSSVFAPDWGREVELMAVSGDISDGKRPYRWIDGNKDTLWPRFLAGKGVMLSEPMVSRQHLQMPPRPITLMTDSGPQTFPVLAVFSDYTSDQGVILMDRASYRAHWQDDDVTTMFLFLASGANSGALIDQLQAAFAGREDIVIQSTHSVREASMFIFDRSFTITIALQLVATVVAFIGVLSALMSLELDRAHELGVFRAIGMTTRQLWKLMFIETGLMGGMAGLMALPTGCILAWILVRIINVRSFGWTLQMHFESAHFLRALLVAVVAALAAGMYPAWRLGRMTIRTAIREE, from the coding sequence ATGAATGACCAAGCTCCCGTTGCTTATGCACCACTATGGCGCACGGCGTGGCGTCGGCTGCGTCAGCGGCCGTTTCAATATATTCTGCTGGTCCTGGGAATTGCGCTAGGCGTTGCCATGATCGTGGCTATCGATGTATCCAGTAATTCGGCGCAACGTGCCTTCGATCTCTCTGCCGCGGCCATCACCGGAAAATCTACTCACCGGCTGGTCAGTGGCCCCGCCGGGGTGGACCAACAGCTTTATGTCGATCTGCGCCGACACGGGTACGATTTTTCCGCTCCGGTAATCGAAGGCTATGTGTTGGCCCGCGGACTGGGAAACCGAGCTATGCAGTTCATGGGCACCGACCCATTTGCGGAGTCAGCTTTTCGCTCGCCTTTATGGTCCAACCAAAATATCGCCGAGTTGGGTGGCTTTTTGACTCGACCCAACGGTGTCGTGTTAAGCCGACAAGTGGCACAGAAGTATGGCTTGGCTGTGGGCGATCGCATTGCTCTGCAAGTGAAAGGTGCGCCTACCACAGTAACCCTGGTGGGATTGCTGACACCTGCAGATGAAGTTAGCAATCAAAAATTGTCCGACCTTATCATTGCTGATATTTCCACGGCCCAAGAGTTGTTCCATATGCCCGGAAGACTGAGCCACATCGATTTGATCATCAAAGATGAGGCCACTGCAACACGCATCCAACAAAGACTGCCGGCCGGTGTGCGTATGGAAACGTCGGATACCCAACGGGACACCGTCAAACAGATGACGGACGCTTTTACGGTCAATTTAACCGCTCTCAGTTTGATTGCCTTGTTGGTGGGTATCTTTTTAATCTACAATACCGTGACATTTAATGTCGTGCAACGGCGACCGTTTTTCGCCATATTGCGCTGTTTGGGTGTAACCCGAGAGCAGTTATTTTGGCTGATAATGACGGAATCCCTCGTTGCCGGGCTGATTGGTACGGGCTTGGGCCTCTTGATTGGAATTTGGCTCGGCGAAGGCTTGATCGGCCTGGTGACTCAAACCATCAATGATTTCTATTTTGTCATCAATGTTCGCAATGTGTCCGTCTCCGCCGAAAGCTTGTTGAAGGGGCTGATCATCGGCATCTTTGCCGCCATGTTAGCCACACTGCCACCGGCTATAGAAGCGATGCGCACCGTCCCTGCCAGCACATTGCGGCGCTCCTCCCTGGAAAGCAAGATAACCAAGCTCATGCCGTGGTTGTGGGTGGCGTGGTTTGGTTTGGGTAGCTTTGGTGTATTGATGCTGTGGTTGCCGGGCAACAACCTGGTTGTGGCCTTTGTCGGTCTCTTTAGTGTGCTGATTGCCCTGGCGCTTATTGCCCCGCCGCTGACCCGGTTTGTAATGTTGCGCTTAGCTCCTGGCTTAGGACGGCTGCTCGGTCCAATAGGTCGAATGGCGCCACGCAATATTGTGCGCTCGTTGAGTCGCACCTCTATCGCCATCGCCGCCCTGATGATGGCCGTGTCCTTGATGGTAGGCGTCTCCATATCGGTGGGGTCGTTTCGACAGACGCTGGCCAATTGGCTAGAGGTGACTTTGAAGTCGGATGTCTATGTGTCTCCGCCGACCTTAACATCCGGTCGCCCCAGCGGTAATCTGCCTGTGGATGCCGTCCGGAATATAAGCAAATGGCCAGGAGTGCGTGACGCAGTTATGGCTCGGTATAGTTCCGTTTTTGCCCCGGACTGGGGGCGTGAGGTGGAACTAATGGCGGTGTCGGGTGATATTTCCGACGGCAAGCGACCATATAGGTGGATCGACGGCAATAAAGACACGCTCTGGCCACGTTTCTTGGCGGGGAAAGGGGTGATGCTATCGGAGCCAATGGTATCGCGACAACACTTGCAGATGCCGCCAAGGCCGATCACGCTAATGACGGATTCGGGGCCACAAACGTTCCCCGTTCTGGCGGTTTTCTCTGACTACACCTCAGATCAAGGTGTGATTTTGATGGATCGCGCCAGTTATCGGGCCCATTGGCAGGATGATGACGTGACGACCATGTTTCTTTTTTTGGCATCGGGTGCGAATAGCGGTGCCTTGATAGATCAACTACAAGCCGCGTTCGCGGGTCGGGAAGACATTGTTATTCAATCGACTCATAGTGTCCGCGAAGCATCAATGTTCATATTTGATCGTAGTTTTACCATTACCATCGCGTTGCAACTGGTGGCCACGGTGGTGGCTTTTATTGGCGTACTGAGCGCGCTGATGAGTTTGGAATTGGACCGGGCTCATGAGTTGGGTGTTTTTCGCGCCATTGGCATGACTACCCGCCAATTATGGAAGCTGATGTTCATTGAGACCGGCCTAATGGGCGGGATGGCCGGCTTGATGGCCTTGCCAACTGGTTGTATTCTAGCGTGGATTCTTGTCCGCATTATCAATGTCCGCTCATTCGGCTGGACCTTGCAGATGCACTTTGAGTCGGCGCATTTTCTTCGAGCCCTGTTGGTAGCGGTGGTGGCCGCCCTGGCGGCGGGTATGTACCCCGCTTGGCGTTTGGGACGGATGACGATTCGCACGGCGATTCGTGAGGAATGA
- a CDS encoding adhesion component ABC transporter ATP-binding protein yields MNRQPIVQLSNLSWTFREGETRRQVLDHITFDFEPGEFVALLGQSGSGKSTLLNLISGIEKPTTGDVTINGFAITQKTERDRTLFRRDQIGIVFQFFNLIPTLTVLENITLPQELAGVSQRKAAVVARDLLEKVGMADRERTFPDKLSGGEQQRVAISRALAHNPMLVLADEPTGNLDSDTGDKVLDVLLDLTRQAGKTLIMATHSPSMTQHADRVVNLQGGRLIPAVNRENQTDQPASTILLPTSYE; encoded by the coding sequence ATGAACCGGCAACCTATCGTTCAGCTGAGTAACTTGAGCTGGACATTCCGAGAAGGCGAAACCCGACGACAAGTCCTAGACCACATCACCTTCGATTTCGAGCCCGGTGAGTTTGTCGCGCTGCTGGGGCAAAGTGGAAGTGGTAAAAGCACTTTGCTGAACCTCATCAGTGGCATAGAAAAGCCCACCACAGGTGACGTCACAATTAATGGGTTCGCTATCACTCAGAAAACCGAGCGAGACCGGACGTTGTTCCGGCGCGATCAGATTGGCATCGTCTTTCAATTTTTCAACCTGATTCCCACTCTTACCGTGTTGGAAAATATTACGCTGCCTCAGGAACTGGCCGGAGTTTCTCAGAGGAAAGCGGCCGTGGTCGCTCGTGACCTTCTCGAAAAAGTGGGCATGGCCGACCGTGAACGCACCTTTCCCGATAAACTCTCCGGCGGAGAACAACAACGGGTCGCTATTTCCAGAGCGTTGGCGCATAATCCCATGCTGGTGTTAGCCGATGAGCCGACCGGCAACCTGGACTCCGATACCGGGGATAAAGTCTTGGATGTTCTGCTTGATCTCACCCGCCAAGCAGGTAAAACCTTAATCATGGCTACGCATAGCCCGTCGATGACGCAGCATGCCGACCGGGTAGTCAACTTACAGGGCGGCAGGTTGATACCTGCCGTGAACCGAGAAAATCAAACCGACCAGCCGGCCAGCACGATCCTATTGCCCACGTCATATGAATGA